The following proteins are co-located in the Telopea speciosissima isolate NSW1024214 ecotype Mountain lineage chromosome 9, Tspe_v1, whole genome shotgun sequence genome:
- the LOC122639069 gene encoding SKP1-like protein 4 gives MVGSILLKSSKGYSYVANEEISFLSEMIRDHKLTKHNSNMGIEIRVPKVEGEVVAEVIKFCEMHAFGTFVFKDENEIKKWDSEFVNVDDPTLPALDFAAEFL, from the coding sequence ATGGTGGGTTCAATCCTTTTGAAGAGCTCAAAAGGATATTCCTACGTAGCTAACGAAGAGATATCTTTTTTGTCAGAAATGATCCGTGATCATAAGCTTACTAAGCACAACTCCAATATGGGTATTGAGATTAGGGTTCCCAAAGTGGAAGGTGAAGTGGTAGCAGAGGTGATCAAATTCTGTGAGATGCATGCATTCGGGACTTTTGTTTTCAAAGATGAAAATGAGATCAAGAAATGGGATTCTGAGTTTGTTAATGTTGATGACCCTACCTTGCCCGCTCTCGATTTTGCTGCTGAGTTTCTATAG